AAAAGAAAAAAAATTCACAAAAATGCACAATGTTCACGAAATGGAGAGAAAAATATATTAACTATTAATTTTCAAGTTTTTATAAATACAAGGGTCATACTCAGTTTCTGGTATGAATCTTCCTTTATTGCTAAGCTTTCCTAGATTTCTAGAAGTTCTAGATTTCTAGAACTTCTAGATTTCTAGAACTCCTATATATTACAAGCCTGCAGGCAGCAGGTCAAGGTGCATAATATGGAGAATACTCTACTCGACCTGATCCTTCTATCTGAGAAAAGAAAGAATGTGTTGCTTCTTCTGCTTGAGGGACCAAAGGATATTGAAACAATAAAAAAAGCCCTCAGTGCCAGTGCAACCGCAGTCCAGCCGCAGGTAAAAAAGCTCAAAGAACAGCACCTGGTAGTTCAGGAAAAAAACCTCTACAGGTTAAGCGAGATAGGCAGAGTTGTAGCTGAAAAGATGAAGCCGCTTGTAGATACGCTTGCCGTTCTCGAAGAAAATGTAGATTACTGGGCAGACCGGGAAATGAACGAGATTCCAGACTTTCTCCTTCGAAGAATTTACGAGCTTGGGCACTGCACCATAATTGAACCTCAGATAGACCACATGTTTGAGATGATCCCGGAATATGTCAAAAATGTTCGGCTGGCAAAAAAGCTTGATGCTGTACTTCCTTACTTCCATCCTCTTTTTCCTTCTTTTTACATGGAAATTGCCGAGAAAGGAATACCAATATCACTTGTTTTACCCAAATCCGTCCTGAAAAGGTGGGTTGAGGATTATAGGGAACAGACCGAGCAATATCTTAAAAAAGAAAATGCAAAACTTTTTACCTGTACAGATTGTGAGAGGATTCCTGCGATCACAGCAACTGATAGCTTTATGGCAATGGCACTTTTCCCGAAAAGTACGGTATTTGACAGGAAGTATGTGATTTGCTTTGAGCCAGGATCTCTGGTGTGGGGAAAAGAACTCTA
This region of Methanosarcina flavescens genomic DNA includes:
- a CDS encoding helix-turn-helix transcriptional regulator, giving the protein MENTLLDLILLSEKRKNVLLLLLEGPKDIETIKKALSASATAVQPQVKKLKEQHLVVQEKNLYRLSEIGRVVAEKMKPLVDTLAVLEENVDYWADREMNEIPDFLLRRIYELGHCTIIEPQIDHMFEMIPEYVKNVRLAKKLDAVLPYFHPLFPSFYMEIAEKGIPISLVLPKSVLKRWVEDYREQTEQYLKKENAKLFTCTDCERIPAITATDSFMAMALFPKSTVFDRKYVICFEPGSLVWGKELYNYYEQRSEQINNIDNYTETP